ctttgcACTCACTCGCCCGTACACGCGCATTCCACGCCTTGGGGCCAATCTAAGGCCAGCAGCCACATTCCCTCCGaatctccctctctctccctctcttgatTCCATTGTGCTCGTCGCGCAAGTTCTTCATTCTTTCTCTCGTCACTTGTATTGTGTCTCTTTTGTGTCACCTTCACTGTCGTttccccactccctcctcttcttctcctcttctcctcttcctccctcttgtACAACTCACCGTGTGACATCATCGGCGTCGACGCCGTTCCCATTTTTCTTTTAAACGTCTTCTTTGGTGTTGGATTGGCGTCTTGTGgccttcgcccccccccccccacccgaAACAAAGTAGCGGTTGTCTGGGTAGTATCATCGCGAGTCGCCTTGTGTCCTTCATTGAGCGACGCACTGAAGTGTATTGCGTACGGGCAGTGGAAACGGTAACCGGCGTTTGTGTGCTGtatttcccctttctctttccctcctcacTTGATCAAAGGTTGCACAGGCTGTCTATTGAGAGCAGGCAGGGGAAGCAAAATGAACTCTTCTGCGACCCCGGTACTGaagctgcagccgcgctcCATCAACACGACCCACGGCAGTGTGCCCGGCGCAAAGTCCGTTtcgagcagctcctcgaaAGTGAGGACGAGGTCGATCCGTGTGACGTCGGCTCCGTGTTCAGAGGTGCGGCCCCGTGGAGCGACGATGACATCCGTGTTGTCTGTGACCCGCCGCACCATTCGAAAGGTAAAGCCCATCTCACAAGACCAACCCCACGTCGCTCTGGTGGAAGCGAGCGAACCACagacgaggagcagcgctcCGGTGTCACTTCTGTCGATTTTCACCAAAAAATCTTGCATAGGTGATAGTGtcatggcgccgccgtcggcagGGGCTGCGTCCAAGTTGTCTGTGCACTGTGTCAAGCCGTccagtggcgccgctgtcgccacgCCTTCAGTGGTATTGCCCAACCGCTCGGCTTCACGAGCGGACTCGACATGCGGCAGCTTGAGGGGTCGAAGTAACAGGGGTTTTGCGGATCTTCGACAGCTCCCTCCAACGGTGCCGCGCGTGGGTCAGCTCTCCAGCAACGTACCTTTGATGCGATCTGCTACGGTGATGACGGCGTCGATTCGGCGAACATCCAGCGTCACGACTATTATCCCCACGGCAAGTGCACCCGGCTCACAACTATGCAGTCGTACCCCGTCTGTGCATGAAGTGGCAGTTCCCCTATCTCCGCGTCGTGCTCCACTGCCGGTGCGACCGTACACCTCGGCCGCAGCTTCCCGCGTCAACTCAGTCAACTCGCGACTCGCGGAAGGAATAGCACGCCCTATGCGACAACCGTCGCAGTGTCCACACATCAGCTCGGTGCGCCCTGTGACAAAGCGAAGCAACAGCTCAGCTTCAACCACCGGTCCCACAAGGACCACCAGCCCCATTGCTCCCCTTTCCAACAGagcggcgatgacggcggaCGACGGAATGAGGGCTCCTTCAGCGGCTCTGGGAGTGCCGCCTCGCTCGATGGGCCTGCGGCCCTTGGTGGGAACAAATCATGTCTCTACGCCGAAGAGCGGAGGCGTCACTGACGCTTCTCGTCTGCGCATACTTCACCCCAGCTTTCAATCCACTTTACGGGCCGACAGAGGGACTCGCAGCGCTCGTggtggcgccagcagcgggcgcAACAGCAATGCAGCCAACTGCACGTCGGCTCGCGGGGCGTCACACCAGGcgccggtgcggcagcaccagcatcagcagcccTTATCTGCGCGGTGCGCTGCCAGTGCCTCACCGTCGCGCAAAGTAACACGGAAGCTTGGAAGCGACAGCGCGTCTGTCGCTGTTGCACCCGCACCGCCTGCTCCATTCCAGAAGACGCACACCGGATACACTCCGCTGGTATCTTTTGCGGGCTTTGTACAGGGACCGGGTGTCTCTGCGGTACCGAGGGGCCCCGTCTCTCCAATTAGGCGGACTTCCACAGCGTGCCCCAGCGCTGCTCAACACTACCCAGCTGCGTCGGCAGAAAATCCAGCGCGCGCCAGCAGGGGACTTGCCTCGCCGAACACTGATGCTGCCTTCGCGAATCCGTGGATTAGGCCTAGCATGCTCTCCACCCCAACcaaccgcggcggcggccgtgaCGCCAGCGAAGCTCCCACCCTTCCCTACGAAGGGTCGACAGGTCAGCGAGGATCCTTGTCACTCTCGCCGCGCACCGACTTCGACGCCTTTTCCGTATCGGGACGTCTGAGCTACGGGGTGTAGGCCAAGGAAGCCCACGCGTGAGAGGGTAGAGATGTggtgtcgtgtgtgtgtgtggggaggggagaggtgagcGAGGTGGCGTTACCAACGTCTTCGCAAATCAAGCACGTAAGCAATTGGTACATTTCTGGTGCAGACACAAGTGGtccattcccccccccccccctgatGCCGCTCCCTGCCTTCATCTCTGAATCCCCTAGTCGACGCTTtagtggcacacacacgtgttgCTGCCTGGCGTGCGAGAGATCGATCGATCTATCTCGTTTTGCGTTGTCTCTTGGATTCGTACAGATACTCGCCCGGATGCACTGACTGGTGTAGAGGTATTGTGTATGGTCTCTGCGTCGACTTGTCGCTACACACAGCTATGTGTGAGGTCCTTtacgccccccctcctttatTACTGAGTCATTTCGCTGCTGTTTGTATCGTTGTTGGGTGTTTGATTCTCTTTACTGTATCTGCTCGTGCATGTTTGCTATTCTTTGTatttgtgtgtatgtgtgtgatGTTGCGTCGGGGCAGGGTGTACTGGACTAGATGTCTCTTTGTTATTTTTGGAGCGACACTGAGGAGGGAGTGCCAACGGCACCCAGTTGTGCTGCGAAGCAgagacggctgctgctgctgctgcgctgctctttccctcctacAGTGTAAATTCCACTGTACCCTTCCTGTATTTCTTTTCTTGTCCCTTTTCTTCACTCTCTAGACGATTATCGAAAGGCGCCTTTCCTTCTTggtttttcgtttctttaTTTCATGCATGTGGCTTCTTTGTGGTTCCCCTGACTTCAGCTCTCTAAGCCCCGCTTGCTACTTTCGTATGCGAGCTCTAGTCACGTCTCTCCCCCTACCTTCACTTCTGCCCGCTGTAACGCGGCTTACAATGTATGCCCGCTggaggcaaaagagaagaaataCAAAACAAGGAATTCCATCAAGTGCGAAGAGCTCTTTCCTTGAAATGTCCCCTGGCTTTTCAAGCCATAGTTCAATACCAGCACGCTTGCACGTATCTCTCTGGGTGATTACCGATGAGAAACAGCCCCACTGCGTGCTGACAGTGAACTGAACCGCACAGAATGGGTTTGACGCACATCAATGGAATTTCCATCATCAAGACTGTCATTCTCGTCTGCTCCACGTTGCCACTTCTGTCGCAATCCTCCACACCTTTcattctcttcccctcctttcttctctgcctcttacATTTCTTTTGCTTCCACGCCCTCACTTTTTCACTCCCCCCGGGGCCGCCACcatttttccttccttctcctcccctcacgTGCTTCACCTAtgctctccttctcgttGCACTGCAGCTCTTTTCAAAAGTCTCCAACCAAAAAATTGAAATAACAAAAAtcaaaaaaagaaaaaatccTAAAAAACAAAATAAGAAAAGAACGAGAAAAGTGAGCGTTTGCCTGGTTGTGTCCCCCCTTTTCGAGTTTTTTCCCTCTGATATCTGGTGTTTTCCGTTCATCTCGGCGTCTCCTTCGTTCTCTTTcagcttctcttctcgccacTCCCGCTgatacatacacacacccatccacacacacacacacttacaAACGTCGTTCTCCCGTCTTGCCTGTGCATACGTGTGGTGATTCGGTAACTTCTTTCCTGTGGCTTTCCTTCAAGTGCTCTCTCGTCTGCCTGACCACCACCCGTCTTTTTCGCCTTCATTTTCGCCTTGTCCCCCTTTGGGGTCTTCGCTGTCGTATAGTACCACTGTCAGCCGCTACAGTTGTATCCGTGTGGGGTTTTTAACGTGTGTTGTGTCGCCGTCAGCTTCGccttttcgcttttctctccttttcccgcTTTCCTAAAGTAAGAAGTAGCAAACACAGCGGAACAAGGATATAAaggagcaacagcaagcCATGGCGTTCTCTGGCCCGAATCCCTCAATCTGGGTCGGAGGCCTTGACCCTGATCTGCAGGAGCAGAGGCTATACGATTACTTTGTGCGCATTGGCCCCGTCACCTCCGTCCGCGTTTGCGTAGATTCTGCCACGCAGAAGTCTCTCGGGTACGGCTACGTGAACTTTCAGGACCCCGCGGATGCTGAAAAGGCCCTCGACCAGGCCGGCACCAAGCTCGGCTCCCGATACCTTCGCATCGCCAAGATCCAGCGCGACCCCTCGAAGCGGCGCTCCGGCGTCAACAACATCCTTGTCAAGAAGCTCCCGAAGACCGTCGACACGTAcgcgctgaaggagctgTTCAGCAAATTTGGCCGCCTCACTGCTATCGGTCTAGCATGCGATGAGAAGGGTGAGTCCCGCGGCTACGCCCGCATCTCCTTCGAGCGCGAAGAGTCCGCCGTCGAAGCTGTGAAGGAAATGGACGGGATGGAGATGGATGGCCAGGCGATCGTCGTGGAGCGCTACCAGGCCCAGCATCGCgacgagctgctgaagcagttCACGAACCTGTACGTCAAGAACCTCGATCCTGCTGTTACTGACGAAAAGCTGCGCGCGTTCTTCGCCAGGTACGGTGCGGTCAGCTCCGCTAAGGTCCGAGACCTCGGTGGAGTGCAGAGCGAGGTCGGCCTCGGCTACGTCGCCTTCGAGAAGCACGAGGACGCCGCACGTGCTGTGGAGGAGCTCAACGGCAAGGAGTGCGAGATTGCCAAAGCTGAGTCCACGCTTGACGTGAGCCGCTTCCGCTCTCGCGAGGAGCGCCAGCGCGAccgcgagcggcagcgtcgtgaacgtgcacagcagcacagcaagtACCCGAACCTGTACGTCAAGGGCTTTGACGATACTGTCACGAGCGAGCGCCTGGAGGAGCTGTTCCAGCGCTACGGCGAGACCGTCTCTGTGACGGTAATGATGGACAAGGAGACAGGCATGTCTCGTTGCTTCGGTTTCGTGTCCATGAAGGATCAAAACGCCGCTTCGCAGGCCATCCAGGAACTGAACGGAAGCACCTTCCTCTGCCCCCGCCCACTCTTCGTCACGTACGCCCTTCGCAAGGATGCGCGCCGCCAGAACCTCGAGGAGCGCAGCAAGCAGTTCCGCGTGCGCCAAAATCCAATGGGCGGCCCGGGCATGGGTGGCATGCCGCCGATAGGCTTCATGGGCCCGCAGATGTTCAACAGCGTCAACATGCCATTCATGAGCCCACGCGTGCCGATCATGCCAATGAACGGCATGAATGGTATTGGCGGCATGAACGGTATGAGCGGCATGAACGGCATGAACGGCATGGGCGGCATGGGCGGTATGGGCACCATGGGTGGCATGGGAGGCATGGGCCGCCCGATGGCGCCGAACGCGATGAGCCAGATGCGCTCTCGCCCGATGCCGCAGAAGCCCCCGATGCAGTCTCtgatgccgcagcagcatcagcagcccCCTCCGCAGGGCCAGAACCTCGCAGCTGTGCTCGCCAACCTCAACCCCGAGCAGCAGAAAAACGTGCTCGGCGAGCGTCTCTACAGCTACATTGTGCGCAGTCATCCGTCTGTGGCCGCCAAGATCACCGGTATGCTTCTCGAGATGGACAACTCCGAGATTCTGAGCATGCTGGACTCGCCTGTTATGCTGGACAGCAAGATCGCCGAGGCTCAGGATGTTTTGAACCGCCATATGAGCGTTTGAGTCAACGGCTCACCAAACGCACGCTGCCAAGCTCATcggtctctctttccctctggCACACCCGTGTGCGCATGCGCGTTTTCCCGCTTCGCTG
This DNA window, taken from Leishmania panamensis strain MHOM/PA/94/PSC-1 chromosome 34 sequence, encodes the following:
- the PABP2 gene encoding poly(A)-binding protein 2 (TriTrypDB/GeneDB-style sysID: LpmP.34.4020), with translation MAFSGPNPSIWVGGLDPDLQEQRLYDYFVRIGPVTSVRVCVDSATQKSLGYGYVNFQDPADAEKALDQAGTKLGSRYLRIAKIQRDPSKRRSGVNNILVKKLPKTVDTYALKELFSKFGRLTAIGLACDEKGESRGYARISFEREESAVEAVKEMDGMEMDGQAIVVERYQAQHRDELLKQFTNLYVKNLDPAVTDEKLRAFFARYGAVSSAKVRDLGGVQSEVGLGYVAFEKHEDAARAVEELNGKECEIAKAESTLDVSRFRSREERQRDRERQRRERAQQHSKYPNLYVKGFDDTVTSERLEELFQRYGETVSVTVMMDKETGMSRCFGFVSMKDQNAASQAIQELNGSTFLCPRPLFVTYALRKDARRQNLEERSKQFRVRQNPMGGPGMGGMPPIGFMGPQMFNSVNMPFMSPRVPIMPMNGMNGIGGMNGMSGMNGMNGMGGMGGMGTMGGMGGMGRPMAPNAMSQMRSRPMPQKPPMQSLMPQQHQQPPPQGQNLAAVLANLNPEQQKNVLGERLYSYIVRSHPSVAAKITGMLLEMDNSEILSMLDSPVMLDSKIAEAQDVLNRHMSV
- a CDS encoding hypothetical protein (TriTrypDB/GeneDB-style sysID: LpmP.34.4010), whose product is MNSSATPVLKLQPRSINTTHGSVPGAKSVSSSSSKVRTRSIRVTSAPCSEVRPRGATMTSVLSVTRRTIRKVKPISQDQPHVALVEASEPQTRSSAPVSLLSIFTKKSCIGDSVMAPPSAGAASKLSVHCVKPSSGAAVATPSVVLPNRSASRADSTCGSLRGRSNRGFADLRQLPPTVPRVGQLSSNVPLMRSATVMTASIRRTSSVTTIIPTASAPGSQLCSRTPSVHEVAVPLSPRRAPLPVRPYTSAAASRVNSVNSRLAEGIARPMRQPSQCPHISSVRPVTKRSNSSASTTGPTRTTSPIAPLSNRAAMTADDGMRAPSAALGVPPRSMGLRPLVGTNHVSTPKSGGVTDASRLRILHPSFQSTLRADRGTRSARGGASSGRNSNAANCTSARGASHQAPVRQHQHQQPLSARCAASASPSRKVTRKLGSDSASVAVAPAPPAPFQKTHTGYTPLVSFAGFVQGPGVSAVPRGPVSPIRRTSTACPSAAQHYPAASAENPARASRGLASPNTDAAFANPWIRPSMLSTPTNRGGGRDASEAPTLPYEGSTGQRGSLSLSPRTDFDAFSVSGRLSYGV